A window from Thermococcus sp. Bubb.Bath encodes these proteins:
- a CDS encoding methyl-accepting chemotaxis protein yields DTTHKLKGLISEIVNVTNELDKRANILTQITTDVTEAINQVNEAVQQVSIEAQRQQENINEITEGMRFVSETSAESVRAMDEFEAAVNEVVTIASEGRQKGEISAKQIESIQQTMNEIEESVRKVSEMSRSIEEITNVITNIAEQTNLLALNA; encoded by the coding sequence AGACACAACCCACAAACTCAAAGGCCTAATCAGCGAAATAGTCAACGTCACCAACGAACTCGACAAGAGAGCCAACATCCTCACCCAAATCACAACCGACGTCACCGAAGCCATCAACCAAGTAAACGAAGCAGTACAACAAGTAAGCATCGAAGCCCAACGCCAGCAAGAAAACATCAACGAAATAACCGAAGGAATGCGCTTCGTCTCAGAAACAAGCGCAGAAAGCGTCAGAGCCATGGACGAATTCGAGGCGGCAGTAAACGAAGTCGTCACAATAGCCAGCGAAGGCAGACAAAAAGGCGAAATCTCAGCCAAACAAATCGAAAGCATCCAGCAAACCATGAACGAAATCGAGGAGTCGGTCAGGAAGGTCTCTGAGATGAGCAGGAGTATTGAGGAGATTACGAACGTGATTACCAACATTGCGGAGCAGACGAACTTACTCGCCTTAAACGCAG